The following coding sequences are from one Leptolyngbya sp. NIES-3755 window:
- a CDS encoding hypothetical protein (hypothetical protein LYNGBM3L_71240;~similar to AA sequence:cyanobase_aa:LBDG_04680): protein MTSFKGGDIEPDKIIFALKKSLQLKEICRSVAQQEIIEQAIAARGITVTPEEIQVEADRMRYENRLFRASDTLAWLSDQLISAEDWEAGIRDRLQADKLAQVLFSKEVERFFAENRSEFDQVLLYRIVVPYLQLAQEIAYQIEEEEISFYEAAHLYDMDDSRRYQCGYEGKVYRWNLKPDVSAIVFSTPPGQVSGPMLIDQAAHLFMVEEFVPAELTPERHQEVLARMFRDWLTTELNYLS from the coding sequence ATGACTAGCTTTAAGGGAGGAGACATAGAACCCGATAAAATCATTTTTGCACTGAAGAAGAGCTTGCAACTGAAAGAGATTTGTCGATCGGTGGCTCAGCAAGAGATTATCGAGCAGGCGATCGCAGCCAGAGGAATCACCGTTACACCTGAAGAAATCCAAGTCGAAGCTGACCGAATGCGCTATGAGAATCGATTGTTTCGAGCGAGTGATACCTTAGCTTGGCTCTCGGATCAGTTGATCAGTGCAGAAGACTGGGAAGCTGGAATTCGCGATCGCCTACAAGCCGATAAACTCGCTCAAGTCTTGTTTTCTAAAGAAGTAGAACGATTTTTTGCTGAGAATCGCTCCGAGTTTGATCAAGTTCTGCTCTATCGCATTGTTGTGCCGTATTTGCAGCTTGCACAAGAGATTGCCTATCAAATCGAGGAAGAAGAAATTAGCTTTTACGAAGCTGCACACCTTTACGATATGGATGATAGTCGTCGATATCAGTGTGGGTATGAAGGCAAGGTATATCGCTGGAATCTTAAACCTGATGTTTCTGCGATCGTGTTTAGTACCCCGCCCGGTCAGGTGAGTGGTCCGATGCTAATCGATCAAGCGGCTCATTTATTCATGGTGGAAGAGTTCGTTCCAGCAGAGTTAACCCCAGAGCGACATCAAGAAGTTCTAGCTCGGATGTTCCGGGATTGGCTGACGACTGAATTGAATTATCTTAGTTGA
- a CDS encoding hypothetical protein (conserved hypothetical protein, possible ABC transporter;~similar to AA sequence:cyanobase_aa:AM1_A0153) produces the protein MTSYVPISNSQLALAALLILINLILSIVLKLRLEKQLGIASIRMTVQLLLIGYVLKWIFTLQSAWLVLMITLVMTVLSGQAAVDRTKRRYAGMFWNSFVSMFISSALMIAAIVTSIIRVEPWYSPQYVIPMLGMILGNALTGTSLALDRFTEDLTVRRDQIESLLALGATRWEAAQQTIQEAVRTGMIPTINQMMIMGTVSLPGMMTGQIIAGADPNDAVRYQIVLIFAIAAGTGLATIGTVLLGFRSLFSAQHQLRLDRLQAQKKS, from the coding sequence ATGACTTCCTACGTTCCTATCAGTAACAGTCAGCTTGCTCTAGCTGCACTGCTTATCTTGATTAACCTCATTTTATCGATCGTGCTCAAACTGCGATTAGAAAAACAGTTAGGGATTGCCTCGATTCGGATGACCGTTCAACTGCTACTCATTGGCTATGTGCTGAAATGGATCTTTACCCTACAGTCAGCTTGGCTAGTTTTAATGATTACGCTGGTTATGACGGTACTATCCGGACAAGCTGCGGTCGATCGCACAAAACGTCGATACGCTGGAATGTTTTGGAATAGCTTTGTTTCAATGTTTATCTCTTCTGCCCTCATGATCGCAGCGATCGTCACAAGCATTATTCGCGTTGAGCCATGGTACAGTCCACAATATGTTATTCCAATGTTAGGAATGATTCTAGGCAATGCCTTGACTGGAACTTCTCTGGCACTCGATCGCTTTACTGAAGATTTAACAGTACGACGAGATCAAATTGAATCTTTGCTAGCACTCGGCGCGACTCGCTGGGAAGCAGCACAACAAACGATTCAAGAAGCCGTGAGAACGGGCATGATTCCAACGATCAATCAAATGATGATTATGGGTACGGTCAGCCTACCCGGAATGATGACCGGACAAATTATTGCAGGTGCAGATCCAAATGATGCAGTCCGCTATCAGATTGTGCTAATTTTTGCGATCGCGGCTGGAACTGGACTTGCCACGATTGGAACTGTGTTACTCGGATTCCGATCGCTGTTTAGTGCCCAGCATCAATTGAGACTCGATCGACTGCAAGCTCAGAAAAAGTCTTGA
- a CDS encoding hypothetical protein (similar to AA sequence:cyanobase_aa:LBDG_46020) has product MIITDLSYQEVTTEANELEGGVDFSINATHFEQSLAVMQSGSTSGPAGSSSFTNAQHVKIDTSSFNAIVLGA; this is encoded by the coding sequence ATGATTATCACTGATCTCAGCTATCAAGAAGTGACAACCGAAGCGAATGAGCTTGAAGGCGGCGTAGATTTTTCTATCAATGCAACTCATTTTGAACAAAGCCTTGCTGTCATGCAATCTGGATCAACCTCTGGACCGGCTGGAAGCAGTTCATTTACCAATGCTCAGCACGTCAAAATCGACACCAGCAGCTTCAATGCGATCGTGTTAGGTGCTTAG
- a CDS encoding hypothetical protein (similar to AA sequence:cyanobase_aa:LBDG_04700), with product MIITDLSYQEITAEATDLEGGLDLSFNTTYFNQHTSLMQTTATSGPGGSTSLTSGGSLQINTGGLGAIVLGA from the coding sequence ATGATTATCACAGACTTAAGCTATCAAGAAATCACCGCTGAAGCAACCGACCTCGAAGGCGGTCTCGACCTGTCTTTCAACACGACATACTTCAATCAACACACCTCGCTGATGCAAACGACCGCCACTTCAGGTCCTGGTGGTAGCACCTCGCTCACGAGTGGTGGTAGCTTGCAGATCAATACGGGTGGTTTAGGCGCGATCGTTCTCGGTGCTTAA
- a CDS encoding TonB-dependent siderophore receptor protein (similar to AA sequence:cyanobase_aa:AM1_3403): MQVQRWVWLWSVLSVLIVPCFKTEAAKAEGEQQLSHGTAPVSQINPRPATTVKEWMAQVQAATVQVTAVTLNPVDTGLEILLQTADARPLSIDSSRFRSQGNQLIAEIPNAVLTLPQGFRAENPTADVAQVQVVQQDANTLRVIVTGNNALPQQDVRLRTGTFVYSLKPEVDEPDEEIVVTGEEQGGYLAPNASTATRTDTPIRDTPQSIQVIPRQIIEDKQAIGVEEVLENAASVTFLGNQDGRGLNFAIRGFENAPISRDGFFYRFGPDLAEPEVANLERVEVLRGPASVLYGQAEPGGVINLVTKQPLSDPFYQLQFQTGNRGLISPSIDLSGPLTDDKRVLYRLNALYRREDSFRDFENNLDRIFVAPTLTWKLNDQTDLTLNVEYTKDREPLNFGTIAFGEGIANIPPERIVNTNPDNTIEQDFLNVGYTLEHRFNPNWRLRNQLRYNASNYEISVLPIPFSLDESTGILDRAFAAQSGKTDAFFLYTNVQGKFNTGSIKHTLLFGVDLTRAESAGETRVGFDPEFASPINIFAPDYSATPTPLRASIPVFIDIDTTTEQLGVYLQNQIELLDNLIVVAGLRYDTVTQKTIDNLESSEFRQSYSAFTPRIGIVYQPIEPISLYANYSRSFAPNLSDVESAGTPLEPEEGEGIEVGVRADIIRNRLAATLAFFNITKQNVATTDPNNPFLSIATGEQRSRGIDFSLTGQILPGWNLVASYAYIDAKVTEDNTDIVGNRLIGVPQHSASLWTTYEVQSGNLRGLGFGLGFNFVGERQGDLDNSFRADSYGSVSPSEEKNENKGNRFLKRFPR, from the coding sequence ATGCAAGTTCAACGGTGGGTATGGCTGTGGAGTGTTCTGTCAGTTTTGATAGTTCCCTGTTTCAAAACAGAAGCTGCAAAAGCAGAAGGGGAACAACAGTTAAGTCATGGGACTGCTCCTGTTTCTCAGATCAATCCGCGACCTGCCACAACCGTCAAAGAATGGATGGCACAAGTACAAGCTGCTACGGTTCAAGTCACGGCAGTGACCCTTAATCCTGTTGATACTGGGCTAGAAATTCTGCTGCAAACCGCAGACGCAAGACCACTCTCTATTGATTCCTCTAGATTTCGATCGCAAGGAAATCAACTCATTGCAGAGATTCCCAATGCAGTACTCACATTGCCTCAAGGATTTAGAGCGGAGAATCCAACCGCTGATGTCGCCCAAGTTCAAGTCGTTCAACAAGATGCCAATACGCTGCGAGTCATTGTCACGGGAAACAATGCTCTTCCTCAGCAAGATGTGAGGCTTAGAACAGGAACCTTTGTTTACAGCCTCAAGCCAGAAGTAGATGAGCCAGATGAAGAAATTGTTGTCACAGGCGAAGAGCAGGGAGGTTATCTTGCTCCGAATGCTTCGACTGCAACTCGCACTGATACGCCCATACGCGATACACCTCAATCGATTCAAGTGATCCCCAGACAAATTATCGAAGACAAACAAGCGATCGGGGTTGAGGAAGTTCTGGAGAATGCAGCAAGTGTGACCTTTTTGGGCAATCAAGATGGTCGCGGTCTGAACTTTGCGATTCGAGGGTTTGAGAATGCTCCCATCTCGCGGGATGGCTTTTTCTATCGATTTGGACCAGATCTGGCAGAACCAGAAGTTGCGAATCTGGAACGAGTGGAAGTGCTAAGAGGACCTGCATCAGTCTTGTATGGTCAGGCAGAACCGGGGGGCGTGATTAATCTAGTCACAAAGCAGCCTCTATCAGATCCGTTTTACCAGCTTCAATTCCAAACAGGCAATCGGGGGTTGATCAGTCCTAGTATCGATCTATCAGGACCCTTGACTGACGATAAACGAGTGCTTTACCGTCTGAATGCGCTTTACCGTCGAGAAGATAGTTTTCGGGACTTCGAGAATAATCTCGATCGCATCTTTGTCGCTCCCACATTGACCTGGAAACTCAATGATCAAACGGACTTAACTTTGAATGTTGAGTACACGAAAGATCGGGAGCCACTTAACTTTGGAACGATCGCATTTGGGGAGGGGATCGCGAATATTCCGCCAGAGCGAATTGTGAACACCAATCCTGACAATACGATCGAACAAGATTTCTTGAATGTCGGCTATACCCTAGAGCATCGATTTAATCCGAATTGGCGACTGAGAAATCAGTTGCGCTATAACGCCAGCAACTATGAAATCAGCGTTTTGCCAATTCCGTTTTCTCTGGATGAATCAACTGGAATTCTCGATCGAGCGTTTGCGGCTCAGAGTGGAAAAACAGATGCCTTTTTTCTTTATACCAATGTTCAAGGCAAGTTTAATACAGGTTCTATCAAGCACACTTTGCTGTTTGGAGTTGATCTCACTCGTGCGGAAAGTGCAGGAGAAACCAGAGTGGGATTCGATCCTGAATTTGCGAGTCCTATCAATATTTTTGCTCCAGATTATTCAGCGACTCCAACTCCTTTGCGGGCAAGCATTCCGGTTTTTATCGACATTGATACGACGACGGAGCAGCTTGGAGTTTACCTGCAAAACCAGATTGAACTGTTGGACAATTTAATTGTAGTAGCAGGCTTACGCTACGACACAGTAACTCAAAAAACAATCGATAATCTCGAAAGCTCTGAGTTTCGGCAATCTTATAGTGCATTCACACCCCGAATTGGCATTGTCTACCAACCGATCGAGCCGATTTCACTTTATGCAAACTACTCTCGCTCCTTTGCGCCGAATCTCTCTGATGTCGAATCCGCAGGAACACCATTAGAGCCAGAAGAAGGAGAAGGGATTGAGGTTGGAGTGCGAGCCGACATCATTCGCAATCGTCTTGCAGCGACACTTGCATTTTTCAACATTACTAAGCAAAATGTGGCAACGACTGACCCCAACAATCCTTTTCTATCGATCGCAACCGGAGAACAACGGAGTCGAGGCATTGATTTCAGTTTGACTGGACAAATTCTGCCGGGTTGGAATCTTGTTGCTTCTTATGCTTACATTGATGCAAAAGTGACAGAAGACAATACCGATATTGTGGGCAATCGTTTGATCGGTGTTCCTCAACACAGTGCAAGCTTATGGACCACTTACGAAGTTCAATCTGGAAATTTACGAGGATTAGGCTTTGGACTGGGATTTAACTTTGTTGGAGAGCGGCAAGGTGATCTAGACAATAGCTTTAGGGCGGATAGCTACGGGAGCGTGTCACCTTCTGAGGAGAAAAATGAGAATAAAGGAAACCGATTCCTGAAGAGGTTCCCGCGATGA
- a CDS encoding unknown protein (similar to AA sequence:cyanobase_aa:asl7669) yields the protein MTPEDQQALNAHVQAIAKILYNDADKSQITNLAEIEAMVRTQVQQHVTPGLGSFLSQQLPPQLKATRDG from the coding sequence ATGACTCCTGAAGACCAACAAGCGCTGAATGCCCATGTTCAAGCGATTGCAAAAATCTTGTACAACGATGCTGACAAAAGCCAGATAACGAATTTGGCAGAAATCGAAGCGATGGTGCGAACTCAAGTGCAACAGCACGTCACACCAGGATTAGGGAGTTTTTTATCACAGCAGTTACCGCCACAACTGAAGGCTACCCGCGACGGTTGA
- a CDS encoding hypothetical protein (iron(III) dicitrate-binding protein of ABC transporter, FecB homolog;~similar to AA sequence:cyanobase_aa:sll1202) produces MKIVAFTRLVTFALLTMIAIVACQGDVRHLSIESSSPLPNRSHCRTVKHESGETSVCGQPNRIVALEPYALEPLLALGIQPVGFADHIAFHRGDYANPSQQIPYLGKQMTRSLVNLGLDSSPSIEMILKLKPDLIVGLHQNNAAQYATFSKIAPTVLINYGETEANLKTIAKAVDRSKQAEQVLAETQHSIAIARETFAPLATTHSKVLLLSASELHEMSLESPMDACGSLIKTLGFQLMALSEAANSNASKFLSLEALPDLNAANLIIVLGSNFSDQLKGEDFATHQLFKLKQAWKTNAIAQSLDASKSGRVYFIPVYLCRGLPGTIGTQLYLNELQKQLLSDYGSSYD; encoded by the coding sequence ATGAAAATCGTTGCGTTCACTCGATTAGTGACGTTTGCGCTACTGACAATGATTGCGATCGTAGCTTGTCAGGGTGATGTTCGCCATTTGAGCATAGAGTCTAGCTCTCCTTTACCGAATCGGTCTCACTGTCGGACAGTTAAACATGAAAGCGGAGAGACCAGCGTTTGCGGTCAACCCAACAGAATTGTGGCACTTGAACCCTATGCGCTAGAACCTTTATTGGCACTAGGAATTCAGCCAGTAGGGTTTGCAGACCATATCGCATTTCACCGAGGAGACTATGCAAATCCTAGTCAACAAATTCCCTATCTAGGGAAGCAAATGACTCGTTCCCTTGTAAATCTTGGTTTGGATTCCAGTCCTTCGATCGAAATGATTCTGAAACTCAAGCCTGATCTAATCGTAGGGCTTCACCAGAATAACGCGGCTCAATACGCAACTTTCTCTAAAATTGCCCCTACCGTGTTAATTAATTATGGAGAGACAGAAGCAAATCTGAAGACGATCGCAAAAGCAGTAGATCGTTCCAAACAAGCTGAACAAGTGTTAGCCGAAACACAACACTCGATCGCGATCGCTCGTGAAACGTTTGCTCCCTTAGCTACAACACATTCAAAAGTACTATTGCTTTCTGCATCAGAACTGCACGAGATGTCTCTAGAAAGCCCTATGGATGCTTGTGGTTCGCTGATTAAAACCTTGGGATTTCAACTGATGGCTTTATCTGAAGCTGCGAACTCCAACGCATCCAAGTTCCTTTCTCTCGAAGCATTGCCAGACTTGAATGCGGCTAACTTAATTATTGTTCTAGGAAGCAATTTTAGTGATCAGTTGAAGGGTGAGGATTTTGCAACTCATCAGCTCTTTAAGTTAAAACAGGCTTGGAAAACGAATGCGATCGCACAATCTTTAGATGCTAGTAAATCCGGGCGGGTGTATTTCATTCCCGTTTATCTTTGTCGAGGTCTACCGGGTACGATCGGTACACAACTCTATCTCAACGAACTTCAGAAACAACTATTATCGGATTATGGCTCCAGTTACGATTGA
- a CDS encoding ABC transporter, ATP-binding protein (similar to AA sequence:cyanobase_aa:AM1_A0154), with protein sequence MLIIQNLGRQIQGRWIWQQLNFELYPGERCAIAGEAGAGKTLLLRAIAALDPVQSGDIKFQGKPLSDWFIPQYRTQVLYLHQRPALLEGTVEQNLQALYKLSMYRTFKPYTVQRPRILEYLYNLGRSEDFLDRPIHALSGGEAQIAAFLRALLCSPSVLLFDEPTASLDARTERQFESLVQLWQQEDPLRSYFWTSHDPEQLTRMTDRQLLLKRL encoded by the coding sequence GTGTTAATCATCCAGAATTTAGGGCGGCAGATTCAGGGGAGATGGATTTGGCAGCAGCTTAATTTTGAGTTGTATCCGGGAGAACGATGCGCGATCGCAGGAGAAGCTGGAGCCGGAAAAACGTTGCTCTTAAGAGCGATCGCTGCACTCGATCCCGTTCAGTCTGGCGACATAAAATTTCAGGGAAAGCCTCTCTCTGACTGGTTCATTCCACAGTATCGAACTCAAGTTTTGTACTTACATCAGCGTCCTGCTCTGCTAGAAGGAACGGTTGAGCAAAATCTACAAGCACTCTACAAGCTGTCTATGTATCGCACGTTTAAACCCTACACGGTTCAGCGACCGCGAATTCTAGAGTATTTATACAATCTTGGTCGTTCTGAAGATTTTCTCGATCGTCCTATTCATGCACTTTCAGGAGGCGAAGCTCAAATCGCTGCATTCCTACGTGCCCTGCTTTGCTCTCCCTCTGTATTACTGTTCGATGAGCCTACTGCGTCTCTCGATGCTCGAACTGAACGACAGTTTGAGTCTCTTGTCCAACTTTGGCAGCAAGAAGATCCACTGCGATCGTATTTCTGGACAAGTCATGACCCGGAGCAGCTTACCCGAATGACCGATCGACAATTACTGCTTAAACGCTTATGA
- a CDS encoding hypothetical protein (similar to AA sequence:cyanobase_aa:Cyan7425_5027) — protein MSPYLEACCLRASATVSYARAERDIAVYTGMRVSAKTQQRLVQRQPWEELEPEAPEPILEISIDGGNVKLTSGTQDEPDWRQYKAVRINGKGESRAWFQDNEALVATVSARPMAEVVVCLGDGHDGIWNLHQQIVALSEQRIEILDWYHLKENLFKLSSDEIDREQIEAQLWKGDVSAALAQLAACPSDEAERFCNYLLKHQHRIVNYDYYAAEELCSIGSGAVESLVKQIDQRLQIVGGRWKAEHIPKVLAQRCAYLNEQLNPTTSILSRR, from the coding sequence ATGAGTCCTTACTTGGAAGCGTGCTGTTTGAGAGCGAGTGCAACGGTTTCCTATGCCCGCGCAGAACGAGACATCGCGGTGTATACAGGAATGCGCGTCAGCGCCAAAACGCAACAACGATTAGTCCAGCGACAACCGTGGGAAGAACTTGAACCCGAAGCGCCAGAGCCGATTCTGGAAATCAGTATTGATGGCGGCAATGTGAAGTTAACCAGTGGCACTCAAGACGAACCGGACTGGCGACAGTACAAAGCCGTTCGCATCAATGGCAAGGGAGAAAGTCGAGCTTGGTTTCAGGACAATGAGGCATTGGTCGCAACAGTGAGCGCGCGTCCGATGGCAGAGGTCGTTGTCTGTCTGGGCGATGGACACGACGGCATCTGGAACTTGCATCAGCAGATCGTCGCGTTGAGCGAGCAACGGATTGAGATTCTCGATTGGTATCATCTCAAGGAGAACTTGTTCAAGTTATCGAGCGACGAAATCGACCGAGAACAGATAGAAGCTCAGTTATGGAAAGGAGATGTGAGCGCTGCTCTAGCCCAATTAGCGGCGTGTCCCTCCGATGAGGCAGAGCGGTTTTGCAACTATCTGCTGAAGCATCAACATCGGATTGTGAACTACGACTACTACGCGGCTGAGGAGCTATGTTCGATTGGGTCAGGAGCCGTGGAATCGTTGGTCAAACAAATTGATCAACGGTTGCAGATTGTTGGAGGTCGGTGGAAAGCGGAGCATATTCCGAAAGTGCTGGCACAACGCTGTGCTTATCTCAATGAGCAACTGAATCCCACGACATCTATTCTCTCAAGAAGGTGA
- a CDS encoding hypothetical protein (similar to AA sequence:cyanobase_aa:LBDG_46010) → MVITDLETAADLDTLEGGTDWAATLTAYHQLMSIFQSGAMSGPNGSSAFSNIGRLDISTFGLSALVLGANPSGFWTF, encoded by the coding sequence ATGGTCATTACTGATCTGGAAACTGCGGCTGATTTGGATACGCTCGAAGGTGGAACAGATTGGGCAGCAACTCTAACCGCATATCACCAACTGATGTCCATCTTTCAAAGTGGTGCAATGTCTGGTCCAAATGGAAGCTCAGCTTTCTCAAATATTGGGCGTTTAGATATTTCTACTTTCGGCTTGAGTGCGCTTGTTCTAGGCGCGAACCCGTCAGGTTTTTGGACTTTCTAG
- a CDS encoding transcriptional regulator (similar to AA sequence:cyanobase_aa:alr2625) — MGDDASKTEKICQPDSFEVCHSWKSALCQGYMRRVELRDLWLEIEERRVTKDVVFKFESASWGPVSGFFVTGSSKNRYLDLTCENAETPGRNYLESIQSGIEFNYLFAAEPVLRVRLGFQRDALMRFQDFSTLPPELVPLVCGKAASSFYRQGNTTPEMQVILHQILHCPYQGAIKQMYLEGKVLELAALQFVQLLETNRSSHQESAFKADEVERLHHAKDILMQQFENPPSILALAHQVGLNDFKLKQGFRQVFGTTVFGYLREYRLEQARLLLADGQLNVQQVAQAIGYAHAGYFANAFKRKFGINPKAYRSHSAQATIDASKNPPSATNNPLSS; from the coding sequence TTGGGAGACGATGCTTCTAAGACAGAAAAGATTTGTCAACCTGACTCATTTGAGGTTTGCCATTCCTGGAAAAGCGCCTTGTGTCAAGGGTACATGCGTCGTGTAGAATTGCGAGATCTTTGGTTAGAGATCGAGGAACGTCGAGTCACCAAAGACGTAGTTTTCAAGTTTGAATCTGCCAGTTGGGGACCAGTTTCCGGCTTTTTTGTCACAGGAAGCTCAAAAAATCGCTACTTAGATCTGACTTGTGAAAACGCCGAAACTCCTGGTCGCAACTACCTGGAAAGTATTCAATCGGGAATCGAATTTAATTATCTTTTTGCAGCCGAACCCGTCTTAAGAGTGCGCTTAGGCTTTCAAAGAGATGCACTGATGCGATTTCAGGACTTCTCAACCTTGCCTCCAGAGCTAGTTCCTTTAGTTTGTGGAAAAGCAGCCTCATCGTTCTACCGCCAAGGCAACACAACCCCAGAAATGCAGGTGATTTTGCATCAAATCTTGCATTGCCCTTATCAGGGAGCCATCAAGCAGATGTATTTGGAAGGCAAGGTGCTAGAACTCGCTGCTCTTCAGTTTGTTCAACTTTTGGAGACGAACCGTTCTTCACATCAAGAGTCTGCATTCAAAGCAGATGAGGTGGAGCGGTTGCACCATGCCAAAGACATTCTGATGCAACAGTTTGAAAACCCGCCTTCGATTTTGGCACTCGCACATCAAGTTGGGTTGAATGACTTCAAGCTGAAACAAGGATTTCGTCAGGTGTTTGGAACAACAGTATTTGGCTACTTGCGGGAATATCGCTTAGAACAAGCTCGTCTGTTACTCGCGGATGGACAGTTGAATGTACAGCAAGTAGCGCAAGCGATCGGGTATGCTCATGCGGGATATTTTGCTAATGCCTTCAAGCGCAAGTTTGGCATAAATCCGAAGGCATATCGATCCCACTCTGCTCAAGCTACGATCGATGCGTCAAAAAATCCACCCAGTGCTACAAATAATCCGTTGAGTAGCTAA
- a CDS encoding hypothetical protein (similar to AA sequence:cyanobase_aa:LBDG_04690) — protein MIIADIDYVEEEFETSILGGRRRHRQLSNIGQSALFSLFQPILQSLNINPAASATVANLGGTSIGNTAISTNISMPIFIVINQFGDGSPQIFW, from the coding sequence ATGATCATTGCTGATATAGATTATGTAGAAGAAGAGTTTGAGACCTCTATTCTTGGAGGACGACGGCGGCATCGTCAGCTAAGCAATATTGGACAGAGTGCTCTATTCTCCCTGTTCCAGCCCATTCTACAATCGTTAAATATTAATCCTGCCGCTTCTGCAACGGTGGCAAACCTTGGCGGAACCTCGATCGGGAATACTGCGATCTCAACCAACATCTCAATGCCTATTTTTATTGTGATTAATCAGTTTGGGGACGGTTCTCCACAGATTTTTTGGTAA